The proteins below come from a single Leptotrichia sp. oral taxon 223 genomic window:
- a CDS encoding PP2C family serine/threonine-protein phosphatase, whose product MRKDEAKFITEFLSEAGTKAENNDYFGYVLLDNYAIWAVADGFDEEEGAKVAARIAVESVIEYFMLRPRFNYDVIKEMMDYANLKVKEKQEETQKYCLMHTSLLIIISNYNSILYGNIGNTRFYHIRGGYIISQSRDDTIAQLLVDEEALNISDMRFHRQRNDLLQAIGDFGKIKPNIIKKPVELIEKDVFCLTTVGFWENIDEHDMENDLSIFEDKKQWLNSLEKRILASLRDNIENYTIAQVEVGAVASPEPMEKDKRKLIKKIILVMLIIAVIILFVVIWNVKRRNGILQAATQYEKLADEEILKKNFNNSIDNLKLEIGEYEKLKSKSRGIIGFLTNAEKKRADANKKIDEINKKIGETEKIKKAFLDINEGNEMFNSGNYDEANVKYQQAKYNLNDNSYKRDELNTEEILTTLDSRINSTVKLKEAKALETAGDTAVNEGSYNLAKVSYKNAADMYLANGRADYVSQVEKKLEEITDKEKTAYNGAILAENKGDSLAQSNINSSKEAYYQARQMYQTLGDTVKVGEIDNKIQELNSQQNADLQTANNLVQEGLSQITANNPAQAINILTQAKNIYQKMKDTNNANVVSKYINQAQEFIKFESQNAEKLKTQEMEYSERLRQQEIQMQQQLQIKEAEIKAQQEEMERERQRREEITRKMENASNLEMQADQLAINERFEESISKYEETKKILEEVNADGNFGNQMSKIEDLNKKIEKSEGYLLKKKGDDDFKNKKWKEAVEKFTQAKEKLEKSGTKQNEIAEIEKKLKKAEKKANKKWWQFWKIF is encoded by the coding sequence ATGAGGAAAGATGAGGCAAAATTTATTACGGAATTTTTGAGCGAGGCTGGGACGAAGGCTGAAAATAACGATTATTTTGGGTATGTTTTGCTGGATAATTATGCGATTTGGGCTGTGGCGGATGGATTTGATGAGGAGGAAGGGGCAAAAGTTGCGGCAAGAATTGCTGTGGAATCCGTGATTGAATATTTTATGCTACGTCCACGATTTAACTATGATGTAATAAAGGAAATGATGGATTATGCCAATCTGAAAGTTAAGGAAAAACAGGAAGAAACTCAGAAATATTGTCTTATGCACACTTCTCTTTTAATCATTATAAGTAATTATAATTCAATTTTATATGGAAATATCGGAAATACAAGGTTTTATCATATTAGAGGCGGATACATCATTTCTCAAAGCAGAGATGACACGATAGCACAGCTTTTGGTGGACGAAGAGGCATTGAATATATCGGATATGAGATTTCACAGGCAAAGAAATGATTTGCTGCAGGCAATTGGGGATTTTGGGAAAATTAAGCCAAATATTATAAAAAAACCTGTAGAACTTATAGAAAAAGATGTTTTTTGCTTGACGACTGTAGGATTCTGGGAAAATATTGATGAGCATGATATGGAAAATGATTTATCCATATTTGAGGATAAGAAGCAATGGTTAAATTCATTGGAAAAACGGATACTTGCTTCGCTTAGGGATAATATTGAAAATTATACGATTGCACAGGTAGAAGTGGGTGCTGTAGCAAGTCCAGAGCCGATGGAAAAGGATAAAAGGAAACTTATTAAAAAAATAATACTTGTAATGCTCATTATTGCTGTAATTATTTTGTTTGTTGTAATTTGGAATGTAAAAAGGCGAAATGGTATTCTGCAGGCGGCAACGCAGTATGAAAAATTGGCGGATGAGGAGATTTTAAAGAAAAATTTTAATAACTCAATTGATAATTTGAAGCTTGAAATTGGAGAGTACGAAAAATTAAAGTCAAAAAGCAGGGGAATAATAGGATTTCTTACGAATGCTGAGAAAAAGAGAGCTGATGCAAATAAGAAAATTGATGAGATAAATAAGAAAATTGGAGAAACTGAGAAGATTAAAAAGGCATTTTTGGATATTAATGAGGGAAATGAGATGTTTAACAGCGGGAATTATGACGAGGCGAACGTAAAATATCAGCAGGCTAAGTATAACCTGAATGACAACAGTTATAAACGGGATGAACTGAACACGGAAGAGATTTTAACTACATTGGATTCACGGATAAATTCAACTGTGAAATTAAAGGAAGCTAAGGCTTTGGAAACGGCTGGAGATACGGCGGTTAATGAAGGAAGCTACAATTTAGCAAAGGTTAGTTATAAAAATGCGGCTGATATGTATTTGGCAAATGGAAGGGCAGATTATGTTTCGCAAGTTGAGAAAAAGCTGGAGGAAATAACGGATAAGGAAAAAACAGCATATAATGGGGCAATACTTGCTGAAAATAAAGGGGATTCGCTAGCACAAAGCAATATTAATTCTTCAAAAGAGGCGTATTATCAGGCACGACAGATGTATCAGACACTTGGAGATACTGTGAAAGTAGGAGAAATTGACAATAAGATACAGGAACTCAATTCCCAGCAAAATGCTGATTTACAGACTGCCAACAATCTCGTTCAGGAAGGGCTTTCGCAAATAACTGCTAATAATCCAGCACAAGCAATAAATATTCTAACGCAGGCTAAAAATATTTATCAGAAAATGAAGGATACGAATAATGCAAATGTTGTAAGTAAATACATAAATCAGGCACAGGAATTTATTAAATTTGAAAGCCAGAATGCTGAAAAATTAAAAACGCAGGAAATGGAATATTCGGAAAGGTTAAGGCAGCAGGAAATTCAAATGCAACAGCAACTGCAGATAAAAGAAGCTGAAATCAAGGCACAGCAGGAAGAAATGGAGCGGGAACGGCAAAGACGTGAAGAAATAACAAGGAAAATGGAAAATGCGTCAAATCTGGAAATGCAGGCAGACCAGTTGGCTATAAATGAAAGATTTGAAGAGAGCATTTCAAAATATGAGGAAACGAAGAAAATTCTGGAAGAAGTGAATGCTGATGGAAATTTTGGAAATCAGATGTCCAAAATTGAGGATTTGAATAAAAAAATTGAAAAAAGTGAGGGGTATTTGCTAAAGAAAAAAGGAGATGATGATTTTAAGAATAAAAAATGGAAGGAAGCTGTGGAAAAATTTACGCAGGCGAAGGAAAAATTGGAAAAAAGCGGCACAAAACAAAATGAAATAGCCGAAATTGAGAAAAAGCTGAAAAAGGCTGAGAAAAAGGCGAATAAAAAATGGTGGCAGTTTTGGAAGATTTTTTAA
- a CDS encoding spherulation-specific family 4 protein, protein MKKKLKNNSFLIPSFLAGVTGLGYGKAIHSTNNDSSVQASSFTDSKNIKKLNSEKKFSFSKNDEIFDIIKNNLKNETDFKVDFGYTDGFHKSRINDNLYSQNVVSMPDSEDSCSKATIPYVIINPANGPSDKADYSYIVQIKKNKELGIKNLGYVTTDEYTKSIKQVYSEIDKYIQFYGSDNISGIFFDEVSSGKNPLEVEYMAQLYNYVKTKYPDSMVVANPGGTVTDEMSKYSDLWLTSELSADNYINHWTPRSYNFENNPENANRIVHVIHSADPAQYETLLRLSKERNAGFLMITTDVPNVPYEDLPQNFENLILSINNSSASHVLSNVNDNLNRNSKLEPEMPETEIPDLKASILSGSIMENNKTDSYQFNSFQKYSISGNLYISSIDLWKLLDNYDKSNSENDSKDRFDNDFNFGFNILNEFAAKISYKIKDKFGNFEIDLRKNWNVLIL, encoded by the coding sequence ATGAAGAAAAAGTTAAAAAATAACAGTTTTTTAATTCCATCTTTTTTAGCGGGAGTAACAGGATTAGGTTATGGAAAAGCCATACATTCTACAAACAATGATTCATCAGTTCAAGCTTCAAGTTTTACAGATTCTAAAAATATAAAGAAATTAAATTCAGAAAAAAAGTTTAGTTTTTCTAAAAATGATGAGATTTTTGATATTATAAAAAATAATTTAAAAAATGAAACAGACTTTAAAGTTGATTTTGGCTACACTGACGGATTTCATAAAAGCAGGATTAATGACAATCTTTACAGCCAGAATGTTGTTAGTATGCCTGATTCAGAAGATTCTTGCTCCAAAGCGACAATTCCCTACGTTATAATCAACCCTGCAAACGGTCCATCTGATAAAGCCGATTACAGCTATATTGTTCAAATTAAGAAAAATAAGGAGCTGGGAATTAAAAATCTTGGATATGTGACGACAGACGAGTATACAAAAAGCATAAAGCAAGTGTACTCTGAAATTGACAAGTACATACAGTTTTATGGTTCAGACAATATTTCGGGCATTTTTTTTGATGAAGTCTCATCGGGGAAAAATCCCTTAGAAGTCGAATATATGGCACAGCTATATAATTATGTCAAGACAAAGTATCCAGATTCAATGGTTGTTGCCAACCCTGGCGGAACCGTCACAGATGAAATGTCAAAATATTCTGATTTATGGCTGACAAGCGAGTTATCTGCAGACAATTATATTAACCACTGGACACCAAGAAGTTATAACTTTGAGAACAATCCTGAAAATGCAAACCGTATCGTCCATGTTATTCATTCTGCAGATCCTGCTCAGTATGAAACTCTTTTAAGGCTGTCAAAGGAGCGTAATGCAGGTTTTTTAATGATAACGACAGACGTGCCGAACGTTCCCTACGAGGATTTGCCGCAAAATTTTGAAAATCTGATATTATCAATAAATAATAGTTCAGCCTCACACGTTCTTTCAAATGTTAATGATAATTTGAACAGGAACTCAAAACTTGAGCCGGAAATGCCAGAAACAGAAATTCCTGATTTGAAGGCATCCATATTGTCAGGGAGTATAATGGAAAATAATAAAACTGACTCTTATCAGTTTAATTCATTTCAAAAATACAGTATTTCAGGAAATTTATATATTTCAAGTATTGATTTATGGAAACTTTTAGATAATTATGACAAAAGCAATTCAGAAAATGATTCAAAAGATAGATTTGATAACGATTTTAACTTTGGATTTAATATTTTAAATGAATTTGCTGCCAAGATTTCATATAAAATAAAAGATAAATTCGGCAATTTCGAAATTGACTTAAGAAAAAACTGGAATGTTTTAATATTATAA
- a CDS encoding FHA domain-containing protein, whose protein sequence is MKLDRCKNGHIYDVSRYSLCPYCKSEGLETENLDDKINLVEEMKDEDRTTAYWSKDSTVDPVVGWLTCIEGHDKGKDYRIVSERNFVGRGENMDIQILGDTMISRKNHCSISYNPKQRKFMLTPGDSNGLIYLNGEAVYNTVELRAYSVVEMGESKFVFVNLCGDYFDWEKEKSREESVKRKYENLNDEKIVKNTNFQNKNTDLEVKIEDYEQI, encoded by the coding sequence ATGAAATTGGATAGATGTAAAAATGGGCATATATACGATGTTTCAAGATACAGCTTATGCCCCTACTGTAAATCTGAAGGACTGGAAACGGAAAACTTGGATGATAAAATTAATCTAGTTGAAGAAATGAAGGATGAAGACAGAACAACGGCCTACTGGTCTAAAGACAGCACCGTAGATCCAGTCGTGGGTTGGCTTACGTGCATTGAGGGGCATGATAAGGGAAAAGACTACAGAATTGTGAGCGAACGAAACTTTGTTGGGCGTGGAGAAAATATGGATATACAAATTTTAGGAGATACTATGATTTCCAGAAAAAACCATTGCTCAATAAGCTATAATCCCAAACAGCGAAAATTTATGCTAACTCCCGGAGATTCCAACGGACTAATCTATCTGAATGGAGAAGCAGTCTATAACACAGTAGAACTAAGGGCTTATTCAGTAGTTGAAATGGGAGAAAGCAAATTTGTATTTGTAAATCTGTGCGGAGATTATTTTGACTGGGAAAAGGAAAAGTCGAGAGAGGAAAGTGTGAAAAGGAAATATGAAAATTTAAATGATGAAAAAATTGTGAAAAATACGAATTTTCAGAATAAAAATACTGATTTGGAAGTAAAAATCGAAGATTATGAACAGATTTAA
- a CDS encoding DnaJ domain-containing protein, with product MDYYKILEVSENADISEIKKKYRKLAMKYHPDKNAGDEKAAKKFREITEAYEVLGNGKKRKEYDYKRKNDNNQKQDKNKSKNVKNKFSSNNFTFGKEFFKSTAEMKGMFENSFGLDKMTKNKAKAEKENMKSRFESFFDMKEKK from the coding sequence ATGGACTATTACAAAATATTAGAAGTGTCTGAAAATGCTGATATTTCCGAAATAAAAAAGAAATATAGAAAATTGGCAATGAAATATCATCCTGACAAAAATGCAGGGGACGAAAAAGCTGCAAAAAAGTTTCGGGAAATAACAGAAGCTTATGAAGTTCTTGGAAACGGGAAAAAGCGGAAAGAATACGATTATAAAAGGAAAAATGATAATAATCAGAAACAAGATAAAAATAAGTCAAAGAATGTTAAAAATAAATTTTCTAGTAATAATTTTACTTTTGGAAAAGAATTCTTTAAAAGTACAGCTGAAATGAAAGGAATGTTTGAAAATAGTTTTGGGCTAGATAAAATGACAAAGAATAAAGCAAAAGCTGAGAAGGAAAATATGAAAAGCAGGTTCGAGAGTTTTTTTGATATGAAAGAAAAAAAATAA
- a CDS encoding FHA domain-containing protein: MLWGIRRSFANWRNIFRRPLGRGSIYRLERLRSVARLGKNKENGKINDEKNKISVDKGIKKYEKRKLNAKNQKSYKFLNIKNILIMTVLIFTFIFVHLLGYSTKSLYFSIFIYIGVTLYLLIVERFFEKVEVEEEIKNIKYEREREHNVFLERVKEIEDLEKKQIEHIFLKDSEDYDMKIWKIGRATSLLIGKQSPRNRVDIDVSEGIYSNLVSRAHGILNRVNGIWYYEDLGSQNGSGIERSLDKRKIKLKKNIPVKVESGDIIYLATTKILLK, translated from the coding sequence ATGCTGTGGGGAATCAGAAGAAGTTTTGCAAATTGGAGAAATATCTTTAGACGTCCGCTTGGGCGTGGAAGCATTTACAGGCTGGAAAGACTTAGAAGCGTGGCACGACTTGGAAAAAATAAAGAAAATGGGAAAATTAACGATGAAAAAAATAAAATTAGTGTGGATAAGGGAATAAAAAAATATGAAAAACGGAAATTAAATGCAAAAAATCAGAAAAGCTACAAATTTTTAAATATAAAAAATATTTTGATAATGACTGTTTTGATATTTACATTTATTTTTGTCCATCTTTTAGGATATTCTACAAAAAGCCTTTATTTTTCGATTTTTATTTATATCGGAGTTACACTTTACCTGCTCATTGTGGAAAGATTTTTTGAAAAGGTGGAAGTTGAGGAGGAAATCAAAAATATAAAGTATGAGAGGGAAAGGGAGCATAACGTATTTTTAGAAAGGGTAAAGGAAATTGAGGATTTGGAGAAAAAGCAGATTGAGCATATATTTTTGAAGGATTCAGAAGATTATGATATGAAAATTTGGAAAATTGGGAGGGCAACATCGCTTCTTATTGGTAAGCAATCGCCAAGAAACAGGGTGGATATAGATGTAAGTGAAGGGATTTATTCAAATTTAGTCAGCAGGGCTCATGGAATATTAAATCGTGTCAATGGAATCTGGTATTATGAGGATTTAGGTTCACAAAATGGAAGTGGAATAGAAAGAAGTTTAGATAAGCGGAAAATAAAACTTAAAAAAAATATACCAGTAAAAGTGGAATCAGGGGACATAATTTATTTGGCGACTACAAAAATATTATTAAAATAA